The following proteins are encoded in a genomic region of Garra rufa chromosome 22, GarRuf1.0, whole genome shotgun sequence:
- the LOC141298243 gene encoding transmembrane protein 106B-like, with protein sequence MTQNKNGEKRRLSKWLDYGSINGEGQTDPCPTCQGTGRIPRGQENQLVAVIPCSDQRLKPHHTKLYVFISVGLCLLICSLILFFLFPRSMDMSTVDLKSSMVYFTPDKVKMVITHEMNLTNQNFVSITAGNLSVQSFIFETVVGNNKFPNVTVLPPRSQKTIKVKAEIAIEDTGLNNYCKSRSFRIHTLFLHLQLTIKVSYLSHSEQMSTDAYEYIDCGVNSTVHHDVPLT encoded by the exons ATGACCCAGAATAAAAATGGAGAGAAACGGAGGCTTTCCAAATGGTTGGACTATGGCAGTATCAATGGAGAAGGACAGACGGATCCATGTCCTACCTGCCAGGGCACAGGACGCATCCCGAGAG GTCAGGAGAACCAACTCGTAGCAGTCATTCCTTGCAGCGACCAAAGACTGAAACCTCACCACAC GAAactgtatgtgtttatatcagtgGGGCTTTGCCTTTTGATCTGCTCCTTAATCCTATTTTTCCTCTTCCCACGGAGTATGGATATGTCAACTGTGGATCTAAAGTCATCTATGGTCTATTTTACTCCAGATAAAGTAAAAATGGTGATCACA CATGAAATGAACCTTACCAACCAAAACTTTGTCAGTATCACAGCTGGTAATCTTAGCGTGCAATCGTTCATTTTTGAGACGGTGGTTGGCAACAACAAGTTCCCCAATGTCACCGTACTGCCTCCTCGATCACAGAAAACG ATTAAAGTTAAAGCAGAAATTGCTATTGAGGACACTGGCCTTAA TAATTACTGCAAGTCACGTTCCTTTCGGATTCACACCTTATTCTTGCATTTGCA ACTGACTATCAAAGTCTCCTACCTGTCCCATTCAGAACAGATGTCTACAGATGCCTATGAGTATATTGACTGTGGAGTGAATTCAACTGTGCATCATGACGTTCCTCTGACTTGA
- the LOC141297744 gene encoding ADP-ribosylation factor-like protein 4D: MGNQLTEIAPNTPFLPNFQSLHVVVIGLDSAGKTSLLYRLKLKEFVETIPTKGFNTEKIKVPVGNGRAITFQVWDVGGQEKLRPLWKSYTRRTDGMVFVVDSTEVERMEEAKVELHKITRTSENQGVPVLVLANKQDLPVALPVSDVEKVLAVHELSASTLHHVQGCSAVDGQGLQLGLEKLYDMILKRKKMVKHSKKKR, translated from the coding sequence ATGGGAAACCAGTTGACAGAGATTGCCCCCAATACACCGTTCCTGCCTAACTTCCAGTCCCTCCACGTTGTGGTCATAGGCTTGGACTCTGCAGGCAAAACCTCGCTTCTCTACAGACTGAAGCTGAAGGAATTTGTTGAAACTATCCCAACCAAGGGATTTAACACTGAGAAGATTAAGGTTCCCGTCGGAAATGGCCGTGCCATCACCTTCCAGGTGTGGGATGTGGGCGGTCAGGAGAAGCTTCGGCCTTTGTGGAAGTCCTACACACGGAGGACGGACGGCATGGTCTTTGTAGTGGATTCCACGGAGGTGGAGCGTATGGAGGAGGCTAAGGTGGAGTTGCACAAGATCACGCGAACGTCAGAGAACCAAGGAGTGCCGGTGCTGGTGTTGGCTAACAAACAGGACCTTCCAGTCGCACTGCCTGTTTCTGATGTGGAGAAGGTTTTGGCAGTACACGAACTGAGCGCCTCCACCCTACACCATGTGCAGGGATGCAGTGCGGTCGACGGGCAGGGGTTACAGCTCGGTTTGGAAAAACTCTATGATATGATCCTCAAACGAAAGAAAATGGTGAAGCACAGCAAGAAAAAAAGATGA